One window of the Haloarcula halobia genome contains the following:
- a CDS encoding aldo/keto reductase, whose translation METRPLGATEHESTVMTFGTIALNWLEQEGANQMVEHVLDYGVNHFDVAPTYGDAELKLGPKLRQYRDDVFLGCKTQERDYDGARRKLDLSLNRMGIEKIDLYQVHGLEYESELEEITAEDGALAAFRDAKEEGLVDHIGLTSHGDPDLIKAAIERIDDLETVMFPLNPVVAAKDDAEHDYEGVLELAEANDVGTLGIKAFAKGPWPPESERYEEDRPFANWYEPVARPDEIRERFDFAAARGLTSVVSPGDPKLVSMVLDAADRSDGMDEATQRSVVEAARHDDSPVPEQLHH comes from the coding sequence ATGGAGACCCGCCCACTCGGTGCGACCGAACACGAGAGCACCGTCATGACCTTCGGCACCATCGCCCTGAACTGGCTCGAGCAAGAGGGGGCCAACCAGATGGTCGAGCACGTGCTGGACTACGGCGTCAACCACTTCGACGTCGCGCCGACCTACGGCGACGCGGAGCTGAAACTCGGCCCGAAGCTTCGCCAGTACCGCGACGACGTCTTCCTGGGCTGTAAGACCCAGGAGCGCGACTACGACGGCGCCCGTCGGAAGCTGGACCTGTCGCTCAACCGCATGGGCATCGAGAAGATCGACCTCTACCAGGTCCACGGCCTCGAGTACGAGTCGGAACTCGAGGAGATCACCGCCGAGGACGGCGCCCTGGCGGCCTTCCGCGACGCCAAGGAGGAGGGGCTCGTCGACCACATCGGCCTGACGAGCCACGGCGACCCGGACCTCATCAAGGCGGCCATCGAGCGCATCGACGACCTGGAGACGGTGATGTTCCCGCTGAACCCCGTCGTCGCCGCGAAGGACGACGCCGAACACGATTACGAGGGCGTGCTCGAACTCGCCGAGGCGAACGACGTCGGCACGCTCGGCATCAAGGCCTTCGCGAAGGGGCCGTGGCCCCCCGAGTCCGAGCGCTACGAGGAGGACCGACCGTTCGCGAACTGGTACGAACCGGTCGCGCGGCCCGACGAGATACGCGAGCGCTTCGACTTCGCGGCCGCCAGGGGCCTGACCAGCGTGGTCTCGCCGGGCGACCCGAAGCTGGTCTCGATGGTGCTCGACGCCGCCGACCGCTCCGACGGGATGGACGAGGCCACCCAGCGGTCCGTCGTGGAGGCGGCCCGCCACGACGACAGCCCCGTGCCCGAGCAACTCCACCACTGA
- a CDS encoding class I SAM-dependent methyltransferase: MGVPETVRAALADRPVQGRVCLEAGAGVGNATAGLLEAGARRVYAVTDAADHAAAVRRRCGEDDRLEVIRADLRATPLRPDSVDLVTAHGLCNLLGPAALEAVAAELARVAAPGSHLVVDDYAPLPDDAAVRRLFAVENAASELADGRPALTFYPPALLRRVFGGHGWTFDRERTLLDPVPWTESHLSAHARTASEAAGRLREELATPLEREAERVAADVGAASAGRMYSLAFGRAE, translated from the coding sequence ATCGGCGTCCCCGAGACGGTCAGGGCCGCACTCGCCGACCGGCCGGTCCAGGGCCGCGTCTGCCTGGAGGCCGGGGCTGGCGTCGGCAACGCGACGGCCGGCCTGCTCGAGGCGGGCGCACGCCGCGTCTACGCCGTCACCGACGCCGCCGACCACGCGGCGGCCGTCCGGCGGCGCTGCGGCGAGGACGACCGGCTCGAGGTCATCCGGGCCGACCTCCGGGCGACGCCGCTCCGCCCGGATTCGGTGGATCTGGTCACCGCACACGGGCTCTGTAATCTCCTCGGCCCCGCCGCGCTGGAGGCTGTCGCAGCGGAACTCGCGCGGGTCGCCGCGCCCGGGAGTCACCTCGTCGTCGACGACTACGCCCCCCTCCCCGACGACGCGGCGGTGCGGCGCCTCTTTGCCGTCGAGAACGCCGCGAGCGAGCTCGCCGACGGCCGACCGGCGCTGACCTTCTACCCGCCGGCGTTGCTCAGGCGTGTCTTCGGAGGGCACGGCTGGACGTTCGACCGGGAGCGGACGCTGCTGGACCCGGTCCCCTGGACCGAGAGCCACCTGTCGGCCCACGCCCGAACGGCCAGCGAGGCGGCGGGCCGGTTGCGGGAAGAACTGGCGACCCCGCTCGAACGGGAGGCCGAGCGCGTCGCCGCGGACGTCGGCGCGGCGTCCGCCGGGCGGATGTACAGCCTCGCGTTCGGGCGGGCCGAGTAG
- a CDS encoding TIGR00300 family protein, whose product MTVSREVELQGHIIDSGTMGACFGIVMDLGGSFSVEAFDIGRHKDEESYARLLVEAEDAATLQTIVHELHQHGANPADPKDVQLESAPADQVVPEGFYSTTNHPTFVRYEGEWLAVEHMEMDCAVVVEDGDGRPRAYTTVLNAVEAGDRIVTGETGIRVEPPSRPRDSSGAFGFMRGGVSSERPSETTIENIATAIRETKRDGGTVLAVCGPAVIHTGAREDLARLVREGYVDMLSAGNGFAVHDIERDLYGTSLGMDTESLDHPRHGHKHHIYAISEVIREGSIAAAVESGTIESGVMYECIENDRPFVLAGSIRDDGPLPDTITDAVEAQNAIREQAHEADMVLMLSTLLHSVAVGNCLPSTTRVICVDINPATVTQLLDRGSAQAVGMVTDIGTFVPMLADKLIERGATP is encoded by the coding sequence ATGACAGTCTCACGCGAGGTCGAGCTCCAGGGTCACATCATCGACTCCGGGACGATGGGTGCCTGTTTCGGCATCGTCATGGACCTCGGCGGCTCTTTCTCCGTCGAAGCGTTCGACATCGGCCGCCACAAGGACGAGGAGTCCTACGCGCGACTGCTCGTCGAGGCCGAGGACGCGGCGACGCTCCAGACCATCGTCCACGAACTCCACCAGCACGGGGCCAACCCCGCGGACCCCAAGGACGTGCAACTCGAATCCGCGCCGGCCGACCAGGTCGTGCCCGAGGGCTTCTACTCGACGACCAACCACCCGACGTTCGTCCGCTACGAGGGCGAGTGGCTCGCGGTCGAACACATGGAGATGGACTGTGCGGTCGTCGTCGAGGACGGCGACGGGAGGCCGCGCGCGTACACGACGGTCCTCAACGCCGTCGAAGCGGGGGACCGCATCGTCACCGGCGAGACGGGCATCAGGGTCGAACCGCCGTCGCGGCCCCGGGATTCCAGCGGGGCGTTCGGGTTCATGCGCGGCGGCGTCTCCTCGGAGCGTCCCTCGGAGACGACCATCGAGAACATCGCGACGGCCATCAGGGAGACCAAGCGTGACGGCGGCACGGTTCTGGCCGTCTGCGGGCCGGCGGTCATCCACACGGGCGCCCGCGAGGACCTCGCCCGGCTGGTCCGCGAGGGGTACGTCGACATGCTCTCGGCCGGCAACGGCTTCGCCGTCCACGACATCGAACGGGACCTCTATGGCACCTCGCTGGGTATGGACACCGAGAGCCTCGACCACCCTCGCCACGGCCACAAGCACCACATCTACGCCATCAGCGAGGTCATCCGCGAGGGCTCTATCGCGGCCGCCGTCGAATCGGGCACCATCGAGTCCGGCGTGATGTACGAGTGTATCGAAAACGACCGCCCGTTCGTCCTCGCGGGGTCGATCCGCGACGACGGTCCGCTGCCCGACACGATCACCGACGCCGTCGAGGCCCAGAACGCCATCCGCGAGCAGGCCCACGAGGCCGACATGGTGCTGATGCTCTCGACGCTGCTGCACTCGGTCGCCGTGGGCAACTGCCTGCCCTCGACGACCCGGGTCATCTGTGTCGACATCAACCCCGCGACGGTCACGCAGTTGCTCGACCGCGGGAGCGCCCAGGCCGTGGGGATGGTCACCGACATCGGCACGTTCGTCCCGATGCTGGCGGACAAACTCATCGAGCGCGGCGCCACACCGTAA
- a CDS encoding DUF7522 family protein encodes MTRNILTEDLADSIVTTARTATGDSLRSVTYFTRANFEQLYLREDLERDADLNEFVGHEWQGYKQTKNAYQDSELGEYEFTVRAFENGYLLRVTTERQGVLITTDGLSMSSYEEIAEAVQRLLREESGKE; translated from the coding sequence ATGACCCGGAACATCCTCACGGAGGACCTCGCCGACAGCATCGTCACGACGGCCCGGACGGCCACCGGGGACTCGCTGCGCTCTGTGACGTACTTCACCCGGGCGAACTTCGAGCAGCTCTACCTGCGGGAGGACCTCGAACGCGACGCCGACTTGAACGAGTTCGTCGGCCACGAGTGGCAGGGCTACAAGCAGACCAAGAACGCCTACCAGGACTCCGAGCTCGGCGAGTACGAGTTCACCGTGCGGGCCTTCGAGAACGGCTATCTGCTCCGGGTGACAACGGAACGCCAGGGCGTGCTCATCACCACGGACGGCCTCTCGATGAGTTCCTACGAGGAGATCGCCGAGGCGGTCCAGCGCCTGCTCCGCGAGGAGTCCGGCAAGGAGTAG
- a CDS encoding sodium:calcium antiporter, with the protein MVLFDVLFVAVAVVALWFGADQFVTGAARVAKRLGVPGLIIGLTVVAFGTSAPEFAVTLDAAFAGRPDISVANVVGSNLLNLGFILGGVALVQALATSRTLVRRDALLLIVATGLLLALVADGRLSRPEGALLFAMLVGYLVVLVRLGSERVTAPPDGSFGWLDGGRLVGGLALVVGGGHLLVISAVDIAQAVGVSQWVIGLTVVAAGTSLPEFATSLAAARQGRMGLSAGNLVGSSLFNVLGVLGLAAIVQPLPVEAVGVESTAWLLGTVVLVAVLFYTDETLTRLEGGILVALNAANWALNLL; encoded by the coding sequence ATGGTCCTGTTCGACGTCCTCTTTGTCGCCGTGGCCGTCGTGGCGCTGTGGTTCGGTGCCGACCAGTTCGTCACGGGCGCCGCGCGCGTCGCGAAACGCCTCGGCGTCCCGGGCCTGATCATCGGGCTCACTGTCGTCGCCTTCGGGACCTCCGCCCCCGAGTTCGCGGTCACCTTGGACGCCGCGTTCGCCGGCCGCCCGGACATCTCCGTCGCCAACGTCGTCGGGTCCAACCTCCTCAATCTCGGGTTCATCCTCGGCGGCGTCGCGCTCGTCCAGGCGCTGGCCACCTCCCGGACGCTCGTCCGCCGGGACGCGCTCTTGCTCATCGTCGCGACGGGGCTCCTGCTCGCGCTCGTCGCCGACGGCCGCCTGAGCCGCCCGGAGGGCGCGCTCCTCTTTGCGATGCTGGTGGGCTATCTCGTCGTGCTCGTGCGCCTCGGGAGCGAACGCGTCACGGCGCCGCCGGACGGGTCGTTCGGGTGGCTCGACGGCGGCCGCCTGGTCGGTGGCCTGGCGCTGGTCGTCGGCGGCGGCCACCTGCTCGTCATCTCGGCGGTGGACATCGCTCAGGCCGTCGGCGTCTCGCAGTGGGTCATCGGGCTCACCGTCGTCGCCGCTGGCACGTCCCTCCCGGAGTTCGCCACTTCCCTGGCGGCGGCCAGACAGGGCCGGATGGGGCTCTCGGCCGGCAACCTCGTCGGGAGTTCGCTGTTCAACGTCCTGGGCGTGCTCGGCCTGGCGGCGATAGTCCAACCGCTGCCCGTCGAGGCCGTCGGCGTCGAGTCGACGGCGTGGCTGCTCGGGACGGTGGTGCTGGTGGCGGTGCTGTTCTACACCGACGAGACGCTCACGCGCCTGGAGGGTGGGATACTGGTCGCGCTCAACGCCGCCAACTGGGCGCTGAACCTGCTGTGA
- a CDS encoding DNA double-strand break repair nuclease NurA: MTLDPVHVDGIAELAGQVGRTVETSDQGAVAEDVWEHFLDPLWADGAKVLAPLEDQRRRKVPIEDVALEDPPFPTQHGLDSGTINPTTFKNGLVLDVAQAAMSAVPSDVDLHRARTIIMAVHTNDSTVQFDGDWRADDRGFARRRVLEVPQVDRYEQRVVHALALYLAESQHALTNADVVEDLFVLDGPIYPTGLLRWAERDAELADLLAEDDRPKTVVGNYVELVERFVERDVPLVGFVKNSAAKTLTRAVRRKTAAPWVDDASFFRRVLERRTDDGDLARDCLTFTNWFVSRGGTDGVMAAGGDALGVERSLDPEAYEVTFFALYDPRTDLVFRVEAPYAFTEDPERRERLTRQVLHDVAAERGPPLAVAKADELARIDRQGSEELARRIEREFDTDREKAYDDERWGAVSEAF; the protein is encoded by the coding sequence ATGACACTCGACCCGGTCCACGTCGACGGCATCGCCGAACTGGCCGGTCAGGTGGGCAGGACCGTCGAGACGAGCGACCAGGGAGCCGTCGCCGAGGACGTCTGGGAGCACTTCCTGGACCCGCTCTGGGCGGACGGGGCGAAGGTGCTGGCGCCGCTCGAGGACCAGCGACGCCGGAAGGTGCCCATCGAGGACGTCGCGCTGGAGGACCCCCCGTTCCCCACCCAGCACGGTCTCGATTCGGGGACCATCAACCCGACGACCTTCAAGAACGGCCTCGTCTTAGACGTTGCACAGGCCGCGATGAGCGCCGTCCCCTCGGACGTGGACCTGCACCGGGCCCGGACCATCATCATGGCCGTCCACACGAACGACTCGACGGTGCAGTTCGACGGCGACTGGCGGGCCGACGACCGGGGTTTCGCCCGCCGCCGGGTGCTGGAGGTGCCACAGGTCGACCGGTACGAACAGCGGGTCGTCCACGCGCTGGCGCTGTACTTGGCCGAGAGCCAGCACGCCCTGACGAACGCTGACGTCGTCGAGGACCTGTTCGTCCTCGACGGGCCCATCTACCCGACGGGACTCCTCCGGTGGGCCGAGCGCGACGCGGAGCTGGCGGACCTGCTCGCCGAGGACGACCGGCCGAAGACCGTCGTGGGCAACTACGTCGAGCTCGTCGAACGGTTCGTCGAACGGGACGTCCCGCTGGTCGGGTTCGTCAAGAACTCCGCCGCGAAGACGCTCACTCGGGCCGTCCGGCGCAAGACGGCGGCCCCGTGGGTCGACGACGCATCCTTCTTCCGTCGTGTGCTGGAACGCCGGACCGACGACGGGGACCTCGCCCGGGACTGTCTGACCTTCACCAACTGGTTCGTCTCGCGGGGCGGGACCGACGGCGTGATGGCTGCCGGGGGTGACGCGCTGGGTGTCGAGCGGTCGCTCGACCCCGAGGCCTACGAGGTGACCTTCTTTGCCCTGTACGACCCGCGGACCGACCTCGTGTTCCGCGTCGAGGCCCCGTACGCGTTCACCGAAGACCCCGAGCGCCGGGAGCGACTGACCAGGCAGGTGCTCCACGACGTGGCGGCCGAACGGGGACCGCCCCTGGCCGTGGCCAAGGCCGACGAACTGGCGCGAATCGACCGCCAGGGGAGCGAAGAGCTCGCCCGGCGCATCGAGCGGGAGTTCGACACCGACCGGGAGAAGGCGTACGACGACGAACGGTGGGGCGCGGTCTCGGAAGCGTTCTGA
- a CDS encoding DUF7113 family protein translates to MLLIRGNAGGTGLTGTLFEPGEEPPSFKGAPDEGAPYVWVCDAFYEVESGGSTQQIGDRELRVAFESPMPRGFETREAAIEAAKDHVRTQFARVGVDAADVEITVLQTSEAH, encoded by the coding sequence ATGTTGCTCATCCGAGGAAACGCCGGCGGGACCGGCCTCACCGGGACCCTGTTCGAACCTGGCGAAGAGCCCCCGTCGTTCAAGGGGGCGCCCGACGAGGGGGCCCCGTACGTCTGGGTCTGTGACGCCTTCTACGAGGTCGAGAGCGGCGGAAGCACCCAGCAGATCGGCGACCGCGAGCTCAGAGTCGCCTTCGAGTCGCCGATGCCCCGCGGCTTCGAGACCCGCGAGGCCGCCATCGAGGCCGCCAAGGACCACGTCAGGACGCAGTTCGCCCGCGTCGGCGTCGACGCGGCCGACGTCGAGATAACGGTCCTCCAGACCAGCGAGGCCCACTGA
- a CDS encoding endonuclease/exonuclease/phosphatase family protein produces the protein MDGLRVMTFNVRYDAASDGRDAWSHRRRLVASTVRFHGPDVVGVQEAMAHQMRELEELLPGYDWVGDPRDSVAAGGEHTAVGFRADRFECVSTETFWLSETPEMPGSVGWDARYPRVATDARLQDRHSGQHLFVLNTHLDHEGERARREGVELVLDRFDAAVGADPGLVMGDFNCVVGEPAHAYAVDHELPDGRRLFDTRGLATHRHGPTTTRSDFHDLLPDMGIDHVFVTGEFDVGTHAVCTDRDDDHYASDHFPVVVDCTL, from the coding sequence ATGGACGGGTTGCGGGTGATGACGTTCAACGTGCGCTACGACGCGGCCTCCGACGGGCGCGACGCCTGGTCCCACCGACGGCGCCTCGTCGCCAGTACCGTTCGGTTCCACGGGCCGGACGTGGTGGGCGTCCAGGAGGCGATGGCCCACCAGATGCGCGAACTGGAGGAGTTGCTGCCGGGGTACGACTGGGTTGGCGATCCCCGGGACTCCGTCGCGGCGGGCGGCGAACACACCGCCGTCGGGTTCCGTGCCGACCGGTTCGAGTGCGTATCGACGGAGACGTTCTGGCTCTCGGAGACGCCCGAGATGCCCGGCAGCGTGGGCTGGGACGCCCGCTACCCCCGCGTCGCCACCGACGCCCGCCTGCAGGACCGCCACTCGGGCCAGCACCTCTTCGTCCTGAACACCCACCTCGACCACGAGGGCGAACGGGCCCGCCGGGAGGGCGTCGAGCTCGTCCTCGACCGGTTCGACGCCGCCGTCGGGGCCGACCCCGGCCTGGTCATGGGCGATTTCAACTGCGTCGTCGGTGAACCGGCCCACGCCTACGCCGTCGACCACGAGCTCCCCGACGGGCGGCGCCTGTTTGACACCCGCGGCCTCGCGACCCACCGTCACGGCCCGACGACGACCCGGTCTGACTTCCACGACCTCCTCCCGGACATGGGCATCGACCACGTCTTCGTCACCGGCGAGTTCGACGTCGGCACGCACGCCGTCTGCACGGACCGGGACGACGACCACTACGCGTCGGACCACTTCCCGGTCGTCGTCGACTGCACGCTGTAG
- a CDS encoding ATP-binding protein has protein sequence MSDLGDFTDFSADDAGEEPADDGDPAGESATTATTADTFEQMDTDPATPDAGLGVLSAAGGLRISEEADETCLRAYVTAANRSAVRIGTYLLVPYPDGERLFCRITALEYAQEFRADDATEIHARRAMREQGIDEQDFKFIAELDPVAVLYTDDGELKRRMTDRVPKPETVVRQATDKTEIKTGLKIPEDGVFLGHLSVGGERVRTAAEPPTIDYRLKDDYEAGDPLVFRHTLVAGGTGSGKTHSSKNVLRQYLGRTYEMGDGRTPELAVVQFDPQDEYAQMHDDNPAMTDAFARRCEREGVAHGGYDDTIAFVPKVAGADYSASHHGAEQVEFTVPFSLVYENPWLIAGSALNDNQYGALVNTLLPRFRRQYGSEGTYDEFKTFLSDPAMKEELHEAGDVHEATFDAVKRRVRGFDAVFDQDARPITDQIPQLVRDGGLTVIPTYHITDSRTASTVVLAVSSLLIDQKLSNDPTYDRIKETPLVVGMDEAHNFLTDADSVQARKVIGKFTEAAKQGRKERLGLYLITQDPQDIADPVFKQINTTMVLNLGDEDAIKAVNIPSNLESKVPYMEKGQRVVYSPDNSEPVELIGLSTCVTRHGRD, from the coding sequence ATGTCCGATCTCGGGGACTTCACCGACTTCAGCGCCGACGACGCCGGGGAGGAACCGGCCGACGATGGCGACCCCGCCGGTGAGTCCGCCACCACAGCGACGACAGCCGACACGTTCGAACAGATGGACACCGACCCCGCGACCCCGGATGCCGGCCTTGGCGTCCTCTCGGCGGCCGGCGGCCTCCGCATCAGCGAGGAGGCCGACGAGACCTGTCTGCGGGCCTACGTCACCGCCGCCAACCGGTCGGCGGTCCGCATCGGCACGTACCTGCTCGTCCCCTACCCCGACGGCGAGCGCCTCTTTTGTCGCATCACCGCCCTGGAGTACGCCCAGGAGTTCCGGGCCGACGACGCCACCGAGATCCACGCTCGCCGGGCGATGCGCGAGCAGGGCATCGACGAACAGGACTTCAAGTTCATCGCGGAACTGGACCCCGTCGCGGTGCTGTACACCGATGACGGCGAGCTCAAGCGCCGGATGACCGACCGCGTGCCCAAGCCGGAGACGGTGGTCCGGCAGGCCACCGACAAGACCGAGATAAAGACCGGGCTCAAGATTCCCGAGGACGGCGTCTTCCTCGGGCACCTCTCGGTCGGCGGCGAGAGGGTCCGGACGGCCGCCGAACCCCCGACCATCGACTACCGCCTGAAAGACGACTACGAGGCCGGCGACCCGCTCGTCTTCCGTCACACGCTCGTCGCCGGCGGGACCGGGTCGGGCAAGACCCACAGCTCGAAGAACGTCCTCCGGCAGTACCTCGGCCGGACCTACGAGATGGGCGACGGGCGCACGCCCGAGCTCGCGGTGGTCCAGTTCGACCCCCAGGACGAGTACGCCCAGATGCACGACGACAACCCGGCGATGACCGACGCGTTCGCCCGCCGCTGCGAGCGCGAGGGGGTCGCCCACGGCGGCTACGACGATACCATCGCGTTCGTCCCGAAGGTCGCCGGTGCGGACTACAGCGCCAGCCACCACGGCGCCGAACAGGTGGAGTTCACCGTCCCGTTCTCGCTGGTCTACGAGAACCCGTGGCTCATCGCCGGGTCGGCGCTCAACGACAACCAGTACGGCGCGCTCGTCAACACGCTGCTCCCGCGGTTCCGACGCCAATACGGGTCGGAGGGGACATACGACGAGTTCAAGACGTTCCTCTCCGACCCGGCGATGAAAGAGGAACTCCACGAGGCCGGCGACGTCCACGAGGCCACCTTCGACGCCGTCAAACGCCGGGTTCGCGGGTTCGACGCCGTCTTCGACCAGGACGCCCGGCCAATCACCGACCAGATACCCCAGCTGGTCAGGGACGGCGGCCTCACCGTCATCCCGACCTACCACATCACGGACTCCCGGACCGCCTCGACGGTGGTGCTGGCCGTCTCGAGCCTCCTCATCGACCAGAAGCTCTCGAACGACCCGACCTACGACCGCATCAAGGAGACGCCGCTGGTGGTGGGGATGGACGAGGCCCACAACTTCCTGACCGACGCCGACAGCGTCCAGGCCCGGAAGGTCATCGGCAAGTTCACCGAGGCCGCAAAGCAGGGCCGCAAGGAGCGCCTCGGCCTGTATCTCATCACGCAGGACCCCCAGGACATCGCCGACCCCGTCTTCAAGCAGATAAACACGACGATGGTCCTGAACCTGGGCGACGAGGACGCCATCAAGGCGGTGAACATCCCGTCGAACCTAGAGTCGAAGGTCCCCTACATGGAGAAGGGCCAGCGGGTCGTCTACTCGCCGGACAACTCGGAACCCGTCGAACTCATCGGCCTCTCGACATGCGTGACCCGCCACGGCCGGGACTGA
- a CDS encoding universal stress protein: MSKRILVPVDGSEQAADALAYVLAEFPESTVVLLHVINPAEAGYSAQASVPSFSEEWYEDQKESAEALFDEFEEDAYEAGVTDVERVLEVGRPTQTIVDYAADHDIDQIVMGSHGRSGVSRILLGSVAELVVRRATVPVTVIR, from the coding sequence ATGAGCAAGCGGATACTCGTACCAGTCGACGGGTCGGAACAGGCGGCCGACGCCCTGGCGTACGTCTTAGCGGAGTTCCCCGAGTCGACGGTCGTCCTGTTGCACGTCATCAACCCCGCCGAGGCCGGGTACAGCGCCCAGGCGTCCGTCCCCTCCTTCTCCGAGGAGTGGTACGAGGACCAGAAGGAAAGCGCCGAAGCGCTGTTCGACGAGTTCGAGGAGGACGCCTACGAGGCCGGCGTCACGGACGTCGAGCGCGTCCTCGAGGTCGGCCGGCCCACCCAGACCATCGTCGACTACGCCGCCGACCACGACATCGACCAGATCGTGATGGGGAGCCACGGCCGGTCCGGCGTCTCGCGCATCCTGCTGGGCAGCGTCGCAGAACTCGTCGTCCGGCGCGCGACCGTCCCGGTGACCGTCATCAGGTAG
- a CDS encoding universal stress protein, translating to MVLLVPFDGSSLSKAALERAAEFSDYRGEEVVVLSVIPDSVELALERDWLDPEETFDIDKIAEKLEGQAAEIAPKARFRAEIPENVSSMASNTTDVVRTIRTVANGEDASIIFIGSENAGRVSTPVTSVGAPVSEDPQYDVHIVRHA from the coding sequence ATGGTTCTACTCGTCCCCTTCGACGGGTCGTCTCTCTCGAAAGCGGCACTGGAACGCGCCGCGGAGTTCAGCGACTACCGCGGGGAGGAAGTCGTCGTGCTGAGCGTCATCCCCGACTCGGTGGAACTCGCACTCGAGCGGGACTGGCTCGACCCCGAGGAGACCTTCGACATCGACAAGATAGCCGAGAAGCTCGAAGGGCAAGCTGCCGAGATCGCTCCGAAGGCTCGCTTTCGCGCCGAGATTCCGGAGAACGTCAGCTCGATGGCGTCGAACACGACCGACGTGGTCCGGACCATCCGGACCGTCGCCAACGGGGAGGACGCCTCCATCATCTTCATCGGCAGCGAGAACGCCGGGCGCGTCTCGACGCCGGTGACCAGCGTCGGCGCACCGGTCTCCGAGGACCCCCAGTACGACGTCCACATCGTCCGGCACGCGTAG
- a CDS encoding KaiC domain-containing protein, which yields MMSDESPDDDWFERAFREDEEAESSADDDGPFASSTDDTDAESDQSDSPFESGDGDSPFDDAESDQSDSPFESGDGDSPFGDNEDSESPFADTGGDSSFDDGGDGGDGSLFDDDFASEFGTAGGGDEEFQDEDFDSDIPRIDIGIEGLDGMIQGGVPKRHLIVAIGSAGTGKTTFGLQFLHHGLEVGDTCIFITLEQSYRSIIDTADDRGWGFREYEDDDRLAVIDLDPVEMANSLDNIRNELPALIEDFDADRLVLDSVSLLEMMYDQPAKRRTEVFDFTRSLKEAGVTTMLTSEASEDNPYASRHGIIEYLTDAVFVLQYVRGSTQETRLAVEIQKIRNANHSRETKPYEITRDGISVYQQANIF from the coding sequence CTGATGAGCGACGAGAGCCCCGACGACGACTGGTTCGAACGGGCGTTCCGAGAGGACGAGGAGGCAGAATCGTCGGCCGACGACGACGGACCGTTTGCGAGTTCGACCGACGACACCGACGCCGAGTCTGACCAATCCGACAGTCCATTCGAGAGCGGCGACGGGGACAGCCCCTTCGACGACGCCGAGTCTGATCAATCCGACAGCCCCTTCGAGAGCGGCGACGGGGATAGTCCCTTCGGCGACAACGAAGACAGCGAGAGCCCGTTCGCCGACACCGGCGGCGACAGCTCGTTCGACGACGGCGGCGACGGCGGCGACGGCAGCCTGTTCGACGACGACTTCGCGAGCGAGTTCGGCACGGCCGGCGGGGGCGACGAGGAGTTCCAGGACGAGGACTTCGACTCGGACATCCCCCGAATCGATATCGGCATCGAGGGGCTCGACGGGATGATCCAGGGCGGGGTCCCGAAGCGCCACCTCATCGTCGCCATCGGCTCGGCCGGGACGGGCAAGACGACGTTCGGCCTGCAGTTTCTCCACCACGGTCTGGAGGTCGGCGACACCTGCATCTTCATCACGCTCGAGCAGTCCTACCGGAGCATCATCGACACCGCCGACGACCGGGGGTGGGGGTTCCGCGAGTACGAGGACGACGACAGACTGGCGGTCATCGACCTCGACCCGGTGGAGATGGCAAACAGCCTCGACAACATCCGCAACGAACTGCCCGCCCTCATCGAGGACTTCGACGCGGACCGGCTGGTGCTCGACTCGGTGTCCCTGCTCGAGATGATGTACGACCAGCCGGCCAAACGCAGGACCGAGGTGTTCGACTTCACCCGATCGCTGAAGGAGGCGGGCGTCACGACGATGCTCACCTCCGAGGCCAGCGAGGACAACCCCTACGCCTCCAGACACGGCATCATCGAGTACCTGACCGACGCCGTGTTCGTCCTGCAGTACGTGCGCGGGTCGACCCAGGAGACCCGTCTGGCCGTCGAGATTCAGAAGATACGGAACGCCAATCACTCCCGGGAGACCAAACCCTACGAGATAACGAGGGACGGCATCTCCGTCTACCAGCAGGCCAACATCTTCTGA